In the Salvelinus fontinalis isolate EN_2023a chromosome 34, ASM2944872v1, whole genome shotgun sequence genome, one interval contains:
- the LOC129833769 gene encoding metalloproteinase inhibitor 2-like produces the protein MTWSVSSCFITLVVLFLWRIEDIAEACKCAPVHLQQAFCSADVVIRAKVVGVEVVSGNTKYDIQQIKMFKGPDRVIRAVFTTSSSASCGVTLDINKAYLFTGRMNSDGRMRLGMCDFIQYWEDLNGTQKKSLIQRYQSGCDCTIIRCSSLPCPVSAPDECLWTDWLLADGQSGPQAKYSACLKGSDGSCAWYSGMAPSKK, from the exons ATGACTTGGTCTGTAAGCAGTTGTTTCATCACTCTGGTCGTTTTGTTCCTTTGGCGGATCGAAGACATTGCAGAAGCTTGCAAATGCGCTCCTGTGCATCTTCAACAGGCTTTTTGCAGCGCAGACGTCG TGATCAGGGCAAAGGTGGTTGGCGTGGAAGTTGTGTCTGGGAACACCAAGTATGACATCCAACAGATCAAG ATGTTCAAAGGTCCTGACCGGGTTATCCGCGCCGTCTTCACTACATCCTCTTCAGCCTCGTGCGGTGTGACCCTGGATATCAACAAGGCTTACCTCTTCACGG GCAGGATGAATTCTGATGGCAGGATGCGTTTAGGCATGTGTGACTTTATTCAGTATTGGGAGGACTTGAATGGCACACAAAAGAAGAGCCTGATTCAACGCTACCAAAGCGGCTGCGATTGCACG ATCATCCGCTGCTCTTCCCTCCCCTGTCCCGTCAGCGCCCCAGATGAGTGCCTTTGGACAGACTGGTTGTTGGCCGATGGCCAAAGCGGACCCCAGGCCAAGTACTCTGCCTGTCTCAAGGGGAGTGATGGGTCCTGTGCCTGGTACAGTGGGATGGCTCCATCCAAGAAGTAG